CCGGCACGCCGCCGATCAGGGTGCCGGAGCCGCCCTGTGCCTTTTCCAGCGCCTTGGCACCGGCAATCACGGACAGGCGTCCGGCCACCTGGGACATCGGCACCAGCAGCGGCAGTGCGCCGCGGGCATCAACAACCGTCTCATAGGCAATGCAGGTTGCACCGGACTTGACCAGGTCCGCTGTCTGCTCCGCATCCGGAGCCAGGTGCAGGTAGGTGAAGAGAATGTGGTCCGGACGCAGCATGGCGCGTTCGACAGCCTGCGGCTCCTTGACCTTGACGATCATGTTGGCCGCGTCGAACACGTCCTTGGCGGTCGCCAGGATCTTTGCGCCGGCCGCCTCGTAGTCGGCGTCGCTGGCGCCGATGCCGGCACCGGCATTTGTTTCCACGACAACCTCGTGGCCGTGGGCCACCATTTCATGAACGCTGTCCGGGGTCAGACCGACCCGGTATTCGTGGTTCTTGATTTCCTTCGGCACACCAATACGCATCTTCCCGTCTCCTCTGGAAGCATTTTGATTGCCGATGAGTCTACGCCCGATTGCCTCGAATGTGCTTGCGTTCCGCGCCTCAGCGATCGCCCTTGACGCAATTTTCTTGCGCCAGTTGGACAAAAGCTCAAATATATTGCTAGGTATGATCTCAATGCCAGCAATATGTGCGGTGCAACATAATGAAACTCGATCGCCTCGACCGGAAAATCCTAAGTACCCTGCAAAGCGACGGCCGCATTGCCAATGCCGATCTTGCCGAAAAGGTCGGCCTGTCGGCCTCCGCCTGCCTCAGGCGCATGCGCGCCCTGGAGGAAGCCGGCATCATCGACAAGTATGTCGCGCTTCTGGACCAGAAGAAGCTCGGCCGGCACATGGATGTTTTTGTCGAGATCTCGCTTACCGGCCAGTCCAAGGAGACGCTGGAGAATTTCGAGCGCGCCGTCGCCCGGTCCGACGAGATCATGGAGTGTTTCCTGATGGCCGGCGATGCCGACTACATCCTCCGTCTTTCCGCGCGGGACCCGATCGATTTCGAACGCATCCACCGCGATCATCTCGCACAGCTCCCCGGCGTTCTCAGGATGAAATCCTCCTTTGCCATTCGCCCGATCGTCAAGCGGACGGCGATCCCGCTGGAGGGCGACTAGG
This genomic interval from Labrenzia sp. VG12 contains the following:
- a CDS encoding Lrp/AsnC family transcriptional regulator, with the translated sequence MKLDRLDRKILSTLQSDGRIANADLAEKVGLSASACLRRMRALEEAGIIDKYVALLDQKKLGRHMDVFVEISLTGQSKETLENFERAVARSDEIMECFLMAGDADYILRLSARDPIDFERIHRDHLAQLPGVLRMKSSFAIRPIVKRTAIPLEGD